In Bacteriovorax stolpii, a single genomic region encodes these proteins:
- a CDS encoding TlpA family protein disulfide reductase has product MKVLIAALLLFSLNAQAEKMKDFTLPIHQKSEKFHLQEEVKKKKVLLNFWATWCTSCIHELPKLEALKEKYSDSVTFVSVNAGEKDNLIERFQRKYKFSYTMLKDEDRSFSKGLGVDSLPVTIVVDKDMNIIYRDVVPPTSL; this is encoded by the coding sequence ATGAAAGTGTTAATAGCAGCTCTATTGCTTTTTTCTCTAAATGCTCAAGCGGAAAAGATGAAGGATTTCACTCTTCCTATACATCAAAAGAGCGAAAAATTTCATTTACAGGAAGAAGTGAAGAAGAAAAAAGTCCTGCTTAATTTTTGGGCCACTTGGTGCACATCGTGCATTCATGAATTGCCAAAACTGGAAGCCTTAAAAGAAAAATACTCAGATAGCGTGACTTTTGTTTCTGTGAATGCCGGAGAAAAAGACAATCTGATTGAGCGTTTTCAACGAAAATATAAGTTCAGTTATACCATGTTAAAGGATGAAGACCGCTCTTTTTCTAAAGGCCTGGGAGTCGATTCATTGCCGGTGACAATCGTGGTGGATAAGGACATGAACATTATTTATCGCGATGTCGTTCCGCCAACAAGCCTATGA
- a CDS encoding FAD:protein FMN transferase has translation MNQVTCQKTYQVMGGEFQFLCFPQSFLSREDVYALFEEAYQEVKRIEEKFTDFKESYFSRINSMAGVGHVDIDEETLGLVKKSLEVSENSNGVFDISFASIGHWWRAHKDEGKVLSEDFIKEHLKYIDYRLIKLDEKKKTIFLPLSQMRIGLGGIGKGYAVDRVYDLFKKRGLVNFYINGSGDIRVAAELTAPRSWRIGIRNPLSSDPKKAVGVIQLHNGAVASSGGYVHNVGGDRFNNHIIHPQTGMSAREIIGSTVLADNAITADTTATILMNLSKKEGIEYLNKRQLFGLVFCKEGKSYLSEVALKHFGMEVKGPAL, from the coding sequence ATGAATCAGGTGACTTGCCAAAAAACTTATCAAGTGATGGGGGGAGAGTTTCAATTCTTGTGCTTTCCTCAGTCATTTTTATCCCGGGAAGATGTTTACGCTCTTTTTGAGGAAGCCTATCAGGAAGTCAAAAGAATTGAAGAGAAGTTTACAGACTTCAAAGAAAGCTATTTTAGTCGTATCAACTCCATGGCCGGAGTGGGGCATGTTGATATTGATGAGGAGACTTTAGGACTCGTTAAAAAATCACTTGAGGTTTCAGAAAACTCTAACGGTGTTTTTGATATCAGCTTTGCTTCTATCGGGCACTGGTGGAGAGCGCATAAAGATGAAGGAAAAGTCCTAAGCGAAGATTTTATTAAAGAACATTTGAAATACATTGATTACCGCCTCATTAAGCTAGATGAAAAAAAGAAAACGATCTTCCTTCCTTTGTCTCAAATGAGAATCGGGCTTGGAGGAATCGGTAAAGGTTATGCTGTTGATAGAGTGTATGACCTTTTTAAGAAACGCGGCCTGGTTAATTTTTATATCAATGGCTCTGGTGATATCCGAGTGGCCGCAGAACTGACGGCTCCGCGCTCGTGGAGAATTGGCATCCGCAATCCTCTTTCATCGGACCCAAAAAAAGCAGTGGGAGTGATTCAACTGCATAATGGCGCCGTTGCCTCATCTGGTGGTTATGTCCACAATGTCGGTGGAGACCGTTTTAACAATCACATTATTCATCCGCAAACGGGGATGTCGGCCCGGGAAATTATAGGTAGTACAGTGCTTGCTGATAATGCTATCACTGCGGATACCACAGCGACTATTTTGATGAATCTTTCAAAAAAAGAGGGCATAGAGTATCTGAATAAACGACAACTTTTTGGACTGGTTTTTTGCAAGGAAGGAAAGAGTTATCTTTCTGAAGTTGCACTTAAGCATTTTGGAATGGAAGTGAAAGGCCCTGCACTTTAA